DNA sequence from the Leptospiraceae bacterium genome:
GGCAACCTGGGAAATCTGGTTGATAGCGAGGGTGGTTTCGGCAACACTTTTAGACTGTTCATTGGAAGCGGTGGAAATTTGTTCAATCACAGTAGTTACCAGTAATACTCCATCAGTTACATTTTTTAAAGCATCGGCTGTGCGATTGGCAATATCAGTTCCCACATTTACTTTTCTAATGGAACCTTCAATCAAGTTAGCTGTTTCTTTTGCTGCATTGGCACTTCTTGAGGCAAGGTTGCGAACTTCTTCGGCTACTACGTTAAAACCTTTTCCGTGTTGACCTGCCCTCGCAGCTTCAACGGCTGCATTGAGTGCGAGTATATTGGTCTGGAAAGCAATAGCATCAATTTCTTTGATAATCTTGGCTATGTTTTCAGATGTTTCTGTGATTTCTTTCATGGCTTCGAGCATAGAGTGCATTTCCTTGTCTCCGTGAATAGCCTGATTTTTAACATTCAAGGCATTCTCGCTGGCACTTTTAGCTCTATCTGCATTTTGTCTGGCCTGTTCTTCTATCTGACTCAGAGTCGATGTAACTTCATCCACACTCGATGCCTGCTCGGTAGAACCCTGTGATAAAGACTGGCTGGAATCCGCAACCTGCTTGGAGCTAAGAAGAATTTGTTCAGCAGCATTAATAATTTCCCCAATCAGATTATTAAAAGAATCTATAATTAAATCCAGAGAATCTTTGATTCCACTGAAGTCACCTTTAAATTTTTGTTCCACCCGTATATCCAGATTTCCTTCTGACATAGAAATCAATACTCTCGAAATCTCATTTATATACTCTTCAATCGTATCAAGACTTTGATTTAAGGAATCCTTAATGGTTGCATGTTCTCCCTTATAATTTCCATTCACACGTATATTCAGTTTTCCTTTTGAAAGCTGTTGCAGAACTTCGGAAGCTTCGTTCATTGGATCAATCACAGCATCTAATAGTCGGTTTACTCCATTCACAATTTTTCCAAAATCTCCCTGGTGTTTACTGGCATCAGCCCTTGCAGAAAGTTTACCGTCTATAGCTTCTGAAATTAAATAATTCACATCGTTATTGAGTTCTTTTAAATTTACTCTGACCTGTTCAATGGTATCATTGATAAAGGCTTTTTTGCCGGGAAATTGTTCAATTTTTGCATCAAAATTACCCTTTCCGAATTCCAAAAAGCAGGCCATGGCTTTCTTCTTAACAGCAATATGGCCAAGAACCATGTTATTTACACCCTCTGCCATTTCTTTATAGGAGCCCTTAAATTTTGCAGAATCTATTTTTGCATCAATATCACCCTTATCATGTTCTGAAGAAACCCGGTTAACCTCACTGATGAAGCCATTTAGATTTGTATGGATACGACTTAGAGAGTTTTGAATACTGATAAAATCTCCCTCAAAATTTTGTTTCAGTTCAATAGAAAGTTCACCATTAGAAAGGTTTGTTAAATTTTGTGAAATATCTCTTACATAAGAATCTATTTTCTGAAGACTCTGGTTTAAGGCATTTTTTATAATTGCATGATCTCCCTTATAGTCTCCCTGTACCCTTGCCTGGAGATTCCCCTTTTCCAGCTCCTGTAATACTTTACTGGCTTCCCTTATGGGTCCTGTAATGGACTCAATTGTATCATTGATGCCGGAAACAATACTTTTAAAGCCACCTACATATTTAGAGGCCTCAGCTTTTGAATCCAAATCCCCTCTGGTTGCTGCTCCGGTCAGATTTTCCACATCTTTCAACATGGTCTGAAAAGTATTTAATAAATTATTCAAAGCAGAAGCCAGTTTTCCAATTTCACTTTTGGAATCAGAATCAGATCTGATATTAAACGTTCCTTCCTTATCTACTCTTGTTATAATGTTTAAAACTTCATTTAATGGAAGTAAAATAGATTTGGTTGTAAAAAAACTAATTCCAAATGCAAGAATAATGAAGGTAGCAAAAAGAATAAATAAAATATTCTGTGAGTTTTGAACAATATTAGAAGATTCTGTAGCACTGATATCTACTAATTTAGTTTGATAATCTTTCAAAACTTTTAAAGCTTCCATGTATTCTAGCTGCTTAGGTCTTAAGCTGGAAAAGAGAAGGTTTTTTGCTTTTTTAATATCTTTTTTTTCAAGAATTAGTTGGATAAAAAGGTCCAGATCGGCTACGAAAAGTTCTCGTTTTTTAAGCATATCCTGAAAATAAGCAATGCCCTGGCTGGTTTTTATTCTTTCACTCAAAAACTTTGTATCTTCCGAGATATTTTTCCTTATTTCTAATATAAGTTTTTTATTTTCTTCTAAATCCTTTCCTTCTTCCATGATGAGTAAATTTCGAAGAGAAATGGCGACTTGATTATTATTATCTGTAATATCACCTACTTTATTCAGTTTCGGAATTCGATCTGTTGCTGTAAGTTCAATTACAGCATTCAGACTATTAAATCTTACTAAAGCAAAAAGACCGAGGAAAATTGCCAGAATACTTAAAAAGAAGTAACCTATATAAAGTCTGGTTCCGATGGAAATGTCCTGTATTTTCATAAAGACCTCGTAATATTTAATTTTTCATGACTCATTGATTTATAATAACTCTATAACTTATAGAAGGTTATCCTGCATTTCAAAAAAAAGTTTTAAAGCTTTCGTATGTAAAGGAAAAGCTAAGTCTTCCGGGCGTTGTACGATTAGACGAGCTTGTATTTCTTCTTTACTATCAAAAGGGGGAATTTGCCCGATTGTAATCGGTTCCGAAACTCCAAAAATCAGAATATGTCTTTTTTCCGGAGTACTTTCTACATGCAATAGACGAATTTTTTCCGGATCGACAGTGATTCCTGTTTCTTCTTTCACTTCTCTTGCACCGGCTTCCTGCCAGCTTTCTCCCATATCCACAAATCCGCCCGGTAAAGCCAGCTTGCCTATGTGCGGTTCTATACCCCTTCGAATGAGAACCACTCCCTTATCCACCGGAACAAACATGACCGTTACCGGTAGAGGGTTAATATAGGTTGTTTCTGAACAATTTAAGCAGGTTTTTGGGAAACTTCCTTCCCTGAACCTGGTTCCACAATAGCTACAGAATGAATTTCGACTCATATATTCCTTCCCGAATGAAATCCATCCTGCTACTAATTATAAGACTTTCCAAGCAGTTTTTTTCTCCATTCGAAAAAGAAGATTAATTTGATGTGTGCTTCCCGAAAATAATGAGAATCTATGCAGCACAGACCTTTTAAGTTTAGCTTAAAAATCGATCTCGAATCCCCGGTTCCGGCATACGACAGACCTCCCTTTTTCCGAACAGAACGTATCGATATTTGGCTACAAGGGAATATATAGGATCTCTAATAAATTGAGGAAGGATGACAAACGCATATAAAAGCTTGTAGGGAAAGCTGAGTTCTTTTGCAATATGAAGAGCAGCTGTAGATTTTGTCAAACAGACATTATTTTTAATCAGGATAAGGGTATCAAAACCTTCTGTTGGGAACTCAAATTTTTTTAAAAACTCCTGTCCTATCTGGGATTGCAGGGAGGCAAATTGAAACGTTTTCTTCGGGTCCTTATCAATGATAAAATTAACCGAAGCGTTACATAGGTTACAGACTCCATCAAATAAAATTAGCATAAACACCAAAACTCTCTTCTTTGATTAATACCAAATCTGTCTTTCTCCGATTTGGCTTTCTTTGGCTTGGATAGAAACCGACAGTATTCATTGAAATACTTATACTGGTTGTTTTCCTAATTCCAGAGCAGCTCTTTTACTAACCAGATAAGGTTCCAGGCCGGGAAATTTTTTATTTTTAAAATGTTGTCGAAACCACTTGAATAGTTCATCTGCGGCTCTAATAAATTGTTCATCTTTTTGTATTTCTTCACCGGCTTCTTCATTATAGTAATCTTTTATATAATAAATCCTTCCCTTCATTATAAGTCCATTTTTTGACTTCGGTAACCAGAGTTCAATGGCTGGAGAGATACTGTTATTTATAAGATAATGTTTTTGTTCTTGGATATACTTGAATTTTAGCTTACTATTATCTTCTTTTTTGATAATATATTTAACTCTCTGTATCTCCCTATCCTGATACTTTTCATCCAGTATAGAGTTTAAATATTCGGGCTTGCTATTCAGAAGGGGTTGAGCAATCAATAGATAATCATTTGCTTCTAAAAATGAATCAATTTCCTTACAATCCTCTGTAGTTAAATAGAAATTTATTTGCTTACTTTTCATCTTGTTTACCGGGATAATTATTATATGGATGGAATTGTGGTTCTACTCCTTTTTCTTGTTTAATTTCTTGTAATACTATTCGTTCTCTTTTTACAGGTAAGCCACTTTTTGTTATTTTTCCTACCTGATGGTATTCCACAGGTTCAGTCTCATCGTCCTTCATTGCTACTACATCAATATACCTACATTTATTCCCAAATAACCGTAATAAATATTCTTTTATTGCCATAAAGCCTCTATTCTGTATGGATGTCTCCACCTCTTCTACTTTTAAACGATGCTTGGGGCTTCCAAGCTTACCATAAGGATTCGGGACCTTTTTCATCTTGTTTACCGAGTCAGTCAAATAAAGAACTATTCTCTGTCTCTCCTTTGCAAAATCCACCCTAAAAAGATTCACCTGACTGAAGTGGAGCCATACCAGAAATGTAGGGTGTAAAAGACTATTTAATTCACAAATTGCGATAAATATCAAGTGAAAAATCTGTTTTTTATGAAGAAAGGAAATTTTATAGAAGTGGGCCTATACGCCTTTATTTATCCTCTTCTTTAATTGTTCACCCGCAATAGAGCTTTGTTTTTTATGTCACTACTTTTTTGCCTGTCGTTCCTGCTGACATGCTCCCGTTCTAGTCGGACGTTCTTTCTCTTAGGCTTCGGGAAAGTCCGAAGGAAAGAGTAGGCGGTTGGCCTGAAAACAAGCCTATTCCGGCTTGGGGGAATTGATAGTTTTCCTTAATGGAAGCATGGGAGGCTATATTCGTCCTGACAGGAAATTTTAGAAAATCATCAGATACTTTCTGATTAAAAGAATAACAACTTAGATATTGGGAATCACTTCGCTGATTGCCCAGCCTGGAAAAAAGATATGAGCCTGTAAGGTCGAAGGAAAGGGTAGGTGGGGAGAGTCAAGTGGAAAAAGGGCTTAATTTGAATTATTTTCGAGTAATTTTATAGACATAAGTCAATAGATAAAAATTCATATACATATACTTATGACAAATCATGATTTAGAGAACTTTATCTGGCAAATAGCAGATCTTTTAAGGGGGCCTTACAGACCTCCTCAATATGAAAGGGTAATGCTTCCTATGGTAGTGTTGAGGCGTTTGGACTGTGTTTTAGGTCCAACGAAAGGAAAAGTTCTAAAAGCGTATGAAAAGCATCAGAATAAATCTGGTAAAATTTTGGATTCCCTTCTAAATAAAGCTGCCGGAGAAAAATTCCATAACCACTCGGAGTTTGATTTTGAAACTTTGAAAGGAGATCCGGACAAAATTGCTGAACATTTAGGAGCTTATATTACTGGCTTTTCAGCCAATATTAGAAAAATTTTTGAGTATTTTGATTTTGCGAAAGAAATTGAAACCATGAGTGATAGCAATATTCTCTACCTTGTAGTTTCCAAGTTTTCAGAAATCGATCTACATCCGAATAAAGTTGATAATTCAAAAATGGGTTCCATTTTTGAAAACCTGATTCGCAGATTTAATGAACAGGCAAACGAAACAGCCGGAGACCATTTTACACCCAGAGAAGTGATTCGTTTAATGGTGGCTCTTCTTTTTTCACCTGATGATAAAAGCTTTAAACCGAATGCTGTTTCTACAATTCTTGACCCGGCATGTGGAACGGGAGGAATGTTAGCTGAAGCACAAAATTATATGCAAGAGCATAATCCTGATGCAGAGCTTTTTGTCTATGGACAGGATTATAACAAACGCTCTTATGCGGTTGCTGCCTCAGACTTACTGATTAAAGATTTCGGTAATAGTGAAATAAAATTTGGAGATTCTTTAATTGATGATCAGTTTTTTGAACAAACATTTGATTATTTAATTGCCAATCCTCCTTTTGGTGTAGATTGGAAAAAACAAAAACCCCAGATTGAAAAATTGAATAAAAAACTTGGTTCAAAAAGTCCTTATAGGGCAGGACTTCCTCGTGTAAATGATGGAGCTCTTTTATTTATTCAGCACATGATTTCTAAATTCCAACCCGTAGAGCCGGAAAAACTAAAATATGGTTCACGTTTAGCTATTGTTTTTAATGGTTCTCCTCTTTTTACAGGAGGCGCTGGACAGGGAGAAAGTGAAATTCGCAAATGGATTATTGAAAATGATTGGCTCGAAGTAATCATCGCTCTTCCCGAACAGATGTTTTATAATACCGGAATTGGAACTTATATCTGGATTGTTACAAATAGAAAAGGAAAGCATAGAAAGAAAAAAATCCAATTAATTGATGCTAGGGAAAAATATGAACCTCTACGCCGAAGTCTGGGTGCAAAGAGAAGAGAATTATCCGAAGAACAGATAAAAGAAATCATATTAGAACACGGAAAATTTGAAGAATCTAAAATCTCCAAAATTTTTGATAATTCTGATTTTGGTTATACAAGAGTAACGGTAGAGCGTCCTCTTCGTTTGCGTTTCCATAGTACTATAGATAGAAAGGATTATTTTTTAGAAGTGCTACCGCATCTTCTTCACGATGTTCAGGAGATTGAAAAGAAAGTTGGCAAAGAACCTGTACTTGATTGGAATTATGTAAAAGAAGAAGCGGAAAAGGTTTTAAAAGAAAGAGAGTCCAGATGGAGTTCCAAAGAATGGAAATTTTATCAGGATGTATTTACGGAGACTGATGAAAATGCTAAACCTGTAATCTTAAAAAAAAGAAAACATACAGGAAAAAATGAAGAACTCTATGGTTGGTATGCGATTGATAAAAAAACAGAAGTTCAATACGAAGTAGATACAAAACTTCGGGATAATGAAAACATACCACTGAAAGAAGACATCGCTCATTATATGCAAACAGAAGTTTTACCCCATGTTCCCGATGCGTGGATAGATTCGGAAAAAACTAAAATAGGATATGAAATTAACTTCAACCGATATTTCTACGAATACATTCCACCACGCCCGGTAAAAGAGATTGATAAAGACTTGCAAAAGGTTGAGAAAGAGATATATGCTTTATTGAATGAGGTTGTGGAGTAATAATAATGGGAAATTTTACAACAAATTCAAGAATTGTTTTAGAGCTATTTGCTCAATATTCCAATACGTTTACTGCATTTTGTGAACTTATAAATAACTCTTTGCAAGCAAATGCCACTGAAATAAAGATAACTATAACCGAAAACCAAGAAAATGAAATATTTAATGAACACATAAAGGAAATTATTATTTTCGATAATGGAGAAGGAGTCTCAAAATCCGATTTCAAGAAGAAAATCCTCGAAATTGGTACGGATTCAAAACCTGAAGGTAAAGGAATTGGTCGATTTGCTTCTCTTCAAATAGGAAAAAATATTAAAATAGAAACTGTAGCCTACGATAGTAATATAAAAAAATCCACAAGGTCTACACTTCCACTAAAAGGGAATGATATAGAGAAGAATCGAATAAATCTAGATAAACTAAAACTTCAAGATAGTTATGAAGATCTCCTGAAAGATGAAAAAACATATTTCCAAGTTTTTATTACTGATTTTTACTCTAAAGAAGAGTGCGAACTGGATAAAAAAAGAAAATTACATAAAAATTTATTACCAGAAAATCTTCCAATAGCTTTATTTCAACAATATCCACTTGAACTTATCAATGGAAAAGCTAAAATATATATTAATAATAAATTGATAGATCCTAAAAATTATATTATTGGTAATCCCATAAAAATTGAAAGGGAGTATATAGATTTAGAAAATAAAAAACATGTAGTTACTTTAAATTTTATTCATTTTCAGGCGAAGAAAAAAGAAAATAAAGTTTTACTAAGAGTTAAAAATAATCAAATTTATACAGTAGCTGCTAAATTTACTTATGACTCGGACATACCGGAGGAAAATAGCTGGCTTATAAATATTGACTCCAAGCTTTTTGATAAATCTCATTTGGATATTAATCGGAATTTAATTTTATCAGATATGCAACCAGAGTTAAAAAAAATATTAGATTCGATTAAAATTTACATTGATGAGTTTTTTACAGACTGGTATAAAGATTTTTATGATTTCAAGAAAAACTTGAATGAGGATAGTTTTTATCCTTATTTAAAAACACCAACAAGCTCACAAACAAAACAAATAGTATTTAATCAATTTGCATACTACATAGAAAAAGACTACCAGTTGTTGAAAAAAAATGAACCCAGTCGAAAAATTATTTATCCTTTGATAGATAAAGCAATTTCTAACGGAGATATTGAAGATATTTTGAAAAGCATTCAATTACTAGATGATGAAAAAATATCAAAGTTTAAGGATTTATTAAAAAAATCTGATCTTGATGAGGTTGTAGAGTTTTCAGAAAAAATTGCAAAAAAGAATCAATTTTTAGATTTTTTATATGAAATAGTTTATAATGAACCAGCAAAGTATATTAAAGAAAGAAGTCAACTCCATAAAATTATAGAAAAAGAATTATGGTTATTTGGCGAAGAATACGAACAAACACCAAAGCTATTCTCTGATAAAAAATTAAAAAATAATTTAGAAGAGTTGCGAAATCAATATTTAAAATTTACTCTTTCTGAAGAAGATAAAAACACAGTAGAAATTCAGGATAAGTATTTAGAGGGTATTACCGATTTGTTCTTTTTTAATGAAAAAAGAATCGGAGAGCAGGAAAGTGAAATACTGATTGTCGAACTAAAATCGCCCCGATGCAGAATAACACAAAAAGAAATTAACCAAGTTGAAAAATATGCTTATCAAATTGAAAACCTAAGTAAGTTTTCTCAATCCTTAAAATACAAAATTATTTTAATATCAAGTGATATAGATGGTTTTACAAAATCAAAGGTAGGAAAAGAAAATCCTTTTTTATTAGAAAAAAATAAAGCCGGAAATATTTTTACTTATATATACACATGGTCAGATTTAATTGATTCTCTAAGAAAAAAACTTTCGTATATGAGTAACGTTTTAAAAGTAAAAGATAGAGAAATCACTAAGATTTTAGAAGAAGATTATAGTGATATTGATTTTTTAAATGTTACATCTAAATTGAATAAGGATGAAAGTTGAGAATGAATAAAGAGTGGAAAAGCTCAAAAGTTAAGTATATCTTCTCAATTATTAATGGTTCAACTCCATCAAGTTTTATAGAAAATTACTGGGATGGGAATATTGTTTGGGTGACACCAGAAGATATAAATCTTAAAGAAAAATATATATTTAATTCAAAGAAAAAAATTACAGAAGAAGGTTATAAAAATTGTGGAACAACAATTATTCCGAAGGATAGTTTAGTATTAACAACCAGAGCTCCGGTGGGAAACATAGCAATTTCAGGTTTACCATTATGTACAAATCAAGGTTGTAAATCTTTAGTTTTAAAAGATAAAGCTGTTATAAACTATTTTTATTATAAACTTCTATCTATGAACAAAGAATTAAACTCAATTTCTTCAGGAAGTACTTTTATAGAACTTAGTACTGATAAACTATCTTCACTCACAATCCCTCTCCCACCCCTACAAACTCAAAAAACTATTGCTAACTTTTTAGACAAAGAAACAGCCCGGATTGATAAATTAATTCAAAGCAAAGAGAAGCTTATCAGCTTATTGGAAGAAAAAAAGCAGTCGATGATTTCTCAAGTTGTTACAAGAGGTTTGGATCCTAAAGTGAAACTGAAAGATTCCGGCATTCCCTGGATTGGTAAAATTCCTAAACATTGGGAGGTAGAGAAAGCAAGATGGTTATTTACTCAATCTCATATACAAGTTAGTGATAACGATGAAATTGTTACATGCTTTCGTAACGGTAGAGTTACTCTCAGAAAAAATGTAAGAGAAGAAGGATTCACAAATGCAATTAAAGAATTAGGTTATCAGGGTATTCAAAAAGGCCAATTAGTCCTTCATTCAATGGACGCATTCGCAGGTGCTATAGGAGTATCTGATTCAAATGGAAAATGTTCTCCAGAATATATAATATGTGATCCTATAAAGAAAAGTATTTTAAATGATTATTATGCTTTTATAATTAGAAAAATGGCATTGAATGGTTTTATCCAAGCTTCCTGTCCTGCAGTTAGAGAACGTGCTCCTAGAATAAGGTTTTCAAATTTTAAAGATATGCTGTTACCTTTACCACCCAGAAAGGAGCAAAAAGAAATTGTTGAATATCTAAAAAAATTTATAACCCAAACCAATAATATCATCTCTAAAACTCAAGAATCTATCGAGTTGTTAAAAGAAAGAAGAACAGCGATAATATCTGAAGCCGTTACAGGAAAATTAAAGTTATGATAATAAGAAAGCTTTCTTTAGTTAATTTTCGTGGAATAAAAAAAGGTGAATTTAACTTTGATAATAATTTTAATGTTTTAGTGGGAATTAATGGTTCCGGAAAAACAACGATTATAGACGCGTTGGGTATTATCTTATCGCGAATCATTCCTCAAGTTTCTAACTTCAAAATATCAAAACGAATGTTGGAGGATTCTGATTTATTTTTTGGAGAACAATTCTTAGAAATCAAGCTTCTGGCTGAAGTTGAGCATATTGGAAAAACTTATGAATTAGAAGTGAGTTTATCAAAGTCATTAAAAATCGGATTAGAAATTATAAAAAATCCAATAGACCCGCAAGAAGAAATACGAAATTTTCAACAAAAGTTCTCTCCAAAAGAGAAAACTCAACATAAGCAATACCAAAAAAGTATATTAGCAATCAAGACATCTAAAGAATGGTTGATTCTTTTTTACGATGGAAAAATAATAAGAGAACAAGAAAGTTTGGCTTTTGAAAATACTATTGCCGGGGAAATCGATAAAGACAATTTTGATCGGGTAAAGATTATCCACAGAATAGTAAAATTATTCAATCATGAAATTACTATTTCCCAAGATTATCCTGAAAAATTTACATTAGCAATCAAGGATGATAATAAAAAGAAAAATGACTTTTTAAAACAGTTAAAAAACAGCAAAAATCAAATTTCTGCGATCTATTATTCGATTTATCGTGGAAGTCATTTAGCAAAATTTATTTCCATCAGAAATGATGACTCTCTAATATTAAGAAACTTTAACATTTTAAAAACTGCTGAGTATTGGGAAAAAGAAGAAGTAATTTCTAAAGAAAAAAGTATTCCATCAAAAACAAACCTTGTAGTCAAGAATGCAATCCAATCATTTTTAGATAATATAGATGATGTTTTTTTGGAAGATTTAGATCCTAAACAAAAATCCGGTTCCAGATTATTATTAAATAAAAATAGTGTTATTATAAGCATTGAGCAGTTGTCTGATGGAGAAAAGAACATACTTTCCTTGATTACCGATTTAGCCCGAAGGCTTGCCATAAATAATCCAGAACTTCATGATCCTATCGAAGAGGGTAAATCCATTGTGCTACTTGATGAGTTGGACTTGCACCTTCATCCACAATGGCAAAGACGGATTGTGGAAAAACTAAAAGAAATTTTTAAAAATTGTCAGTTTATAGTAACATCACATTCTCCTTTTATTATTCAATCAAT
Encoded proteins:
- a CDS encoding HAMP domain-containing protein yields the protein MKIQDISIGTRLYIGYFFLSILAIFLGLFALVRFNSLNAVIELTATDRIPKLNKVGDITDNNNQVAISLRNLLIMEEGKDLEENKKLILEIRKNISEDTKFLSERIKTSQGIAYFQDMLKKRELFVADLDLFIQLILEKKDIKKAKNLLFSSLRPKQLEYMEALKVLKDYQTKLVDISATESSNIVQNSQNILFILFATFIILAFGISFFTTKSILLPLNEVLNIITRVDKEGTFNIRSDSDSKSEIGKLASALNNLLNTFQTMLKDVENLTGAATRGDLDSKAEASKYVGGFKSIVSGINDTIESITGPIREASKVLQELEKGNLQARVQGDYKGDHAIIKNALNQSLQKIDSYVRDISQNLTNLSNGELSIELKQNFEGDFISIQNSLSRIHTNLNGFISEVNRVSSEHDKGDIDAKIDSAKFKGSYKEMAEGVNNMVLGHIAVKKKAMACFLEFGKGNFDAKIEQFPGKKAFINDTIEQVRVNLKELNNDVNYLISEAIDGKLSARADASKHQGDFGKIVNGVNRLLDAVIDPMNEASEVLQQLSKGKLNIRVNGNYKGEHATIKDSLNQSLDTIEEYINEISRVLISMSEGNLDIRVEQKFKGDFSGIKDSLDLIIDSFNNLIGEIINAAEQILLSSKQVADSSQSLSQGSTEQASSVDEVTSTLSQIEEQARQNADRAKSASENALNVKNQAIHGDKEMHSMLEAMKEITETSENIAKIIKEIDAIAFQTNILALNAAVEAARAGQHGKGFNVVAEEVRNLASRSANAAKETANLIEGSIRKVNVGTDIANRTADALKNVTDGVLLVTTVIEQISTASNEQSKSVAETTLAINQISQVAMNAAATAEESSAASVELASQAESFRDMVKKFKIRELANLKMKTPQREQKIKIELE
- a CDS encoding NUDIX domain-containing protein gives rise to the protein MSRNSFCSYCGTRFREGSFPKTCLNCSETTYINPLPVTVMFVPVDKGVVLIRRGIEPHIGKLALPGGFVDMGESWQEAGAREVKEETGITVDPEKIRLLHVESTPEKRHILIFGVSEPITIGQIPPFDSKEEIQARLIVQRPEDLAFPLHTKALKLFFEMQDNLL
- a CDS encoding DUF393 domain-containing protein, with the protein product MLILFDGVCNLCNASVNFIIDKDPKKTFQFASLQSQIGQEFLKKFEFPTEGFDTLILIKNNVCLTKSTAALHIAKELSFPYKLLYAFVILPQFIRDPIYSLVAKYRYVLFGKREVCRMPEPGIRDRFLS
- a CDS encoding SAM-dependent DNA methyltransferase, which encodes MTNHDLENFIWQIADLLRGPYRPPQYERVMLPMVVLRRLDCVLGPTKGKVLKAYEKHQNKSGKILDSLLNKAAGEKFHNHSEFDFETLKGDPDKIAEHLGAYITGFSANIRKIFEYFDFAKEIETMSDSNILYLVVSKFSEIDLHPNKVDNSKMGSIFENLIRRFNEQANETAGDHFTPREVIRLMVALLFSPDDKSFKPNAVSTILDPACGTGGMLAEAQNYMQEHNPDAELFVYGQDYNKRSYAVAASDLLIKDFGNSEIKFGDSLIDDQFFEQTFDYLIANPPFGVDWKKQKPQIEKLNKKLGSKSPYRAGLPRVNDGALLFIQHMISKFQPVEPEKLKYGSRLAIVFNGSPLFTGGAGQGESEIRKWIIENDWLEVIIALPEQMFYNTGIGTYIWIVTNRKGKHRKKKIQLIDAREKYEPLRRSLGAKRRELSEEQIKEIILEHGKFEESKISKIFDNSDFGYTRVTVERPLRLRFHSTIDRKDYFLEVLPHLLHDVQEIEKKVGKEPVLDWNYVKEEAEKVLKERESRWSSKEWKFYQDVFTETDENAKPVILKKRKHTGKNEELYGWYAIDKKTEVQYEVDTKLRDNENIPLKEDIAHYMQTEVLPHVPDAWIDSEKTKIGYEINFNRYFYEYIPPRPVKEIDKDLQKVEKEIYALLNEVVE
- a CDS encoding ATP-binding protein — encoded protein: MGNFTTNSRIVLELFAQYSNTFTAFCELINNSLQANATEIKITITENQENEIFNEHIKEIIIFDNGEGVSKSDFKKKILEIGTDSKPEGKGIGRFASLQIGKNIKIETVAYDSNIKKSTRSTLPLKGNDIEKNRINLDKLKLQDSYEDLLKDEKTYFQVFITDFYSKEECELDKKRKLHKNLLPENLPIALFQQYPLELINGKAKIYINNKLIDPKNYIIGNPIKIEREYIDLENKKHVVTLNFIHFQAKKKENKVLLRVKNNQIYTVAAKFTYDSDIPEENSWLINIDSKLFDKSHLDINRNLILSDMQPELKKILDSIKIYIDEFFTDWYKDFYDFKKNLNEDSFYPYLKTPTSSQTKQIVFNQFAYYIEKDYQLLKKNEPSRKIIYPLIDKAISNGDIEDILKSIQLLDDEKISKFKDLLKKSDLDEVVEFSEKIAKKNQFLDFLYEIVYNEPAKYIKERSQLHKIIEKELWLFGEEYEQTPKLFSDKKLKNNLEELRNQYLKFTLSEEDKNTVEIQDKYLEGITDLFFFNEKRIGEQESEILIVELKSPRCRITQKEINQVEKYAYQIENLSKFSQSLKYKIILISSDIDGFTKSKVGKENPFLLEKNKAGNIFTYIYTWSDLIDSLRKKLSYMSNVLKVKDREITKILEEDYSDIDFLNVTSKLNKDES
- a CDS encoding restriction endonuclease subunit S, producing MNKEWKSSKVKYIFSIINGSTPSSFIENYWDGNIVWVTPEDINLKEKYIFNSKKKITEEGYKNCGTTIIPKDSLVLTTRAPVGNIAISGLPLCTNQGCKSLVLKDKAVINYFYYKLLSMNKELNSISSGSTFIELSTDKLSSLTIPLPPLQTQKTIANFLDKETARIDKLIQSKEKLISLLEEKKQSMISQVVTRGLDPKVKLKDSGIPWIGKIPKHWEVEKARWLFTQSHIQVSDNDEIVTCFRNGRVTLRKNVREEGFTNAIKELGYQGIQKGQLVLHSMDAFAGAIGVSDSNGKCSPEYIICDPIKKSILNDYYAFIIRKMALNGFIQASCPAVRERAPRIRFSNFKDMLLPLPPRKEQKEIVEYLKKFITQTNNIISKTQESIELLKERRTAIISEAVTGKLKL
- a CDS encoding AAA family ATPase, whose protein sequence is MIIRKLSLVNFRGIKKGEFNFDNNFNVLVGINGSGKTTIIDALGIILSRIIPQVSNFKISKRMLEDSDLFFGEQFLEIKLLAEVEHIGKTYELEVSLSKSLKIGLEIIKNPIDPQEEIRNFQQKFSPKEKTQHKQYQKSILAIKTSKEWLILFYDGKIIREQESLAFENTIAGEIDKDNFDRVKIIHRIVKLFNHEITISQDYPEKFTLAIKDDNKKKNDFLKQLKNSKNQISAIYYSIYRGSHLAKFISIRNDDSLILRNFNILKTAEYWEKEEVISKEKSIPSKTNLVVKNAIQSFLDNIDDVFLEDLDPKQKSGSRLLLNKNSVIISIEQLSDGEKNILSLITDLARRLAINNPELHDPIEEGKSIVLLDELDLHLHPQWQRRIVEKLKEIFKNCQFIVTSHSPFIIQSIEPGELILLDKEIETEYANQGLEEIARFIMGIDSPEMSQRYKEMKDVAEEYYRLLENAQSVSSERKEELKQKLIKLTNPYMNNPAYSAYIDYLEQKKMAKGL